Proteins co-encoded in one Ziziphus jujuba cultivar Dongzao chromosome 9, ASM3175591v1 genomic window:
- the LOC107428011 gene encoding nudix hydrolase 13, mitochondrial isoform X1, with protein sequence MSSSSLVIARTGRHRQRYENNLRLVSGCIPYRLREDKEDCSGNIENRIQVLMVSSPNRNDLVFPKGGWEDDENVLEAACREALEEAGVKGILRKTPLGIWEFRSKSRQNICSQEGGCKGYMFALEVTEELDTWPEQGNRDRKWVNTKEAFKLCRYEWMREALEKFVRVIAEDKEVETREETQIVENLGHLALPLTLPLPLQLPVSDVVVGDCQMIASNCYVKTSSSHHHVIASFPWHCAPQEVATDMSY encoded by the exons ATGTCGTCTTCGTCCTTAGTCATAGCACGTACAGGTCGCCATCGTCAACGCTATGAGAACAATCTTCGGCTTGTTTCTGG CTGTATTCCTTACCGGCTGAGAGAAGACAAAGAAGATTGCAGCGGCAATATAGAAAACAGAATACAAGTTCTTATGGTTTCTTCACCAAATCGCAACGATCTAGTGTTCCCAAAA GGCGGTTGGGAAGATGATGAGAATGTTTTAGAAGCTGCTTGCCGTGAAGCTCTAGAGGAAGCAGGGGTGAAAGGAATTCTCAGA AAAACTCCTCTAGGAATTTGGGAGTTCAGAAGCAAAAGCAGACAAAACATTTGCAGCCAGGAGGGTGGCTGCAAAGGCTATATGTTTGCATTGGAGGTGACTGAAGAGCTTGACACATGGCCAGAGCAAGGAAACCGTGACAGAAAATGG GTAAACACGAAAGAGGCATTTAAACTGTGCCGGTATGAATGGATGCGCGAGGCACTGGAGAAGTTTGTGAGAGTGATTGCAGAGGATAAAGAGGTTGAGACGAGAGAAGAGACACAGATAGTGGAGAATTTGGGCCATTTGGCATTGCCGTTGACGTTGCCATTGCCGTTGCAGTTGCCAGTTTCAGATGTTGTAGTGGGTGATTGTCAAATGATAGCCTCAAACTGCTATGTAAAGACTTCTAGTAGTCACCACCATGTTATTGCTTCATTCCCGTGGCATTGCGCCCCTCAAGAGGTTGCCACTGACATGAGTTATTAA
- the LOC107428011 gene encoding nudix hydrolase 13, mitochondrial isoform X2: protein MRTIFGLFLVANSDCAYNSCIPYRLREDKEDCSGNIENRIQVLMVSSPNRNDLVFPKGGWEDDENVLEAACREALEEAGVKGILRKTPLGIWEFRSKSRQNICSQEGGCKGYMFALEVTEELDTWPEQGNRDRKWVNTKEAFKLCRYEWMREALEKFVRVIAEDKEVETREETQIVENLGHLALPLTLPLPLQLPVSDVVVGDCQMIASNCYVKTSSSHHHVIASFPWHCAPQEVATDMSY from the exons ATGAGAACAATCTTCGGCTTGTTTCTGG TTGCTAACTCAGATTGTGCTTACAACAGCTGTATTCCTTACCGGCTGAGAGAAGACAAAGAAGATTGCAGCGGCAATATAGAAAACAGAATACAAGTTCTTATGGTTTCTTCACCAAATCGCAACGATCTAGTGTTCCCAAAA GGCGGTTGGGAAGATGATGAGAATGTTTTAGAAGCTGCTTGCCGTGAAGCTCTAGAGGAAGCAGGGGTGAAAGGAATTCTCAGA AAAACTCCTCTAGGAATTTGGGAGTTCAGAAGCAAAAGCAGACAAAACATTTGCAGCCAGGAGGGTGGCTGCAAAGGCTATATGTTTGCATTGGAGGTGACTGAAGAGCTTGACACATGGCCAGAGCAAGGAAACCGTGACAGAAAATGG GTAAACACGAAAGAGGCATTTAAACTGTGCCGGTATGAATGGATGCGCGAGGCACTGGAGAAGTTTGTGAGAGTGATTGCAGAGGATAAAGAGGTTGAGACGAGAGAAGAGACACAGATAGTGGAGAATTTGGGCCATTTGGCATTGCCGTTGACGTTGCCATTGCCGTTGCAGTTGCCAGTTTCAGATGTTGTAGTGGGTGATTGTCAAATGATAGCCTCAAACTGCTATGTAAAGACTTCTAGTAGTCACCACCATGTTATTGCTTCATTCCCGTGGCATTGCGCCCCTCAAGAGGTTGCCACTGACATGAGTTATTAA
- the LOC125424158 gene encoding uncharacterized protein LOC125424158 translates to MGSTQSVQVAQDSEEEEEEEDKEEEEDEDENGEEGGERRREAGKHLVKKVLEQEPEMLPCYASTSPLSPQLSSLGTPRLGQSIKVWDPYNVLGPPPPPPPPQMMFNATNAVEWEVYLISHGECQLNLRPDLVGGRCPEATLTPNGKRQARALAVFLNSQGVRFNLVYSSPLDRALSMALLVCQEMNFEKEHIQTSDALMEMSQGHWEGCLQSEMYSAEILSFIDSVQPDFSAPSGESLRQVEFRMVDFLNRTVLGLAEKLRSDFSLHPQNEIQGYSHHNPHMLTNSVHDRDGSLPSHWDLPQKQHQGLLRKKSGKSRLRFVTTTGDHEADDEISPREMNHQSSLHDLSGRNSSYVSTCVGIFSHAVPIKCLLTGLLGCSPVMSQKICIEDSSVTVLQHSWKTGWQIKRLNDTTHLRLF, encoded by the exons ATGGGTTCGACCCAATCGGTGCAAGTGGCCCAAGAcagcgaagaagaagaagaagaagaagacaaagaggaggaggaagatgaAGACGAAAATGGCGAAGAAGGCGGCGAAAGGAGGAGGGAAGCCGGAAAGCATTTGGTGAAGAAGGTGCTAGAGCAGGAGCCGGAGATGCTACCGTGCTACGCTTCCACATCGCCGCTGTCTCCTCAGCTCTCCTCACTGGGGACGCCGCGTCTGGGCCAGTCCATCAAGGTGTGGGACCCTTACAACGTTCTGGGCCCACCTCCACCACCTCCTCCTCCCCAGATGATGTTCAATGCTACTAATGCGGTTGAATGGGAGGTGTATCTGATCAGCCATGGGGAGTGTCAGTTGAATCTGAGGCCCGATTTGGTTGGTGGAAGGTGCCCAGAGGCCACATTGACCCCCAACGGGAAGCGCCAAGCCAGGGCCCTCGCCGTCTTCTTGAATTCTCAGGGCGTCCGTTTCAATCTTGTTTACTCCTCTCCCTTGGATCGAGCCCTGTCCATGGCGCTTTTAGTCTGTCAG GAGATGAACTTTGAAAAGGAACATATTCAAACATCAGATGCACTCATGGAGATGAGCCAGGGACACTGGGAAGGCTGCCTCCAATCAGAAATGTACAGTGCTGAAATTTTGAGCTTCATTGATAGCGTTCAGCCTGATTTTTCAGCACCATCAGGAGAGTCACTTAGGCAAGTTGAATTCCGAATGGTTGATTTTCTAAATCGTACTGTCCTGGGACTGGCTGAGAAGTTGAGATCAGATTTCTCCTTGCATCCTCAGAATGAGATTCAAGGATATTCACACCATAATCCCCATATGCTAACCAACTCAGTTCATGACCGAGATGGCTCTCTCCCATCACATTGGGATCTGCCTCAGAAGCAGCACCAGGGTCTTCTGAGGAAAAAATCGGGCAAGAGTAGGCTACGATTTGTGACTACCACCGGAGATCATGAGGCAGATGATGAAATTTCCCCTAGGGAAATGAATCACCAAAGCTCTTTACATGATTTAAGTGGCAGGAACTCCTCTTATGTCTCAACTTGCGTTGGCATTTTCAGTCATGCAGTACCAATCAAGTGTCTGCTTACGGGCCTTCTTGGGTGCAGCCCAGTAATGTCCCAAAAGATCTGCATAGAAGACTCTTCAGTGACAGTGTTGCAGCATTCTTGGAAAACAGGATGGCAGATAAAAAGGCTGAATGACACCACACACCTCCGGCTTTTCTAA
- the LOC107427990 gene encoding potassium transporter 4 isoform X2: MDTESGFSTPPRTSQLSWVTLSRNLILAYQSFGVVYGDLSTSPLYVYSSTFTGKLRNHQNEEAIFGAFSLIFWTLTLIPLLKYVFILLSADDNGEGGTFALYSLLCRHGKFSLLPNQQAADEELSAYKYGPSSQVVSSSPLKRFLEKHKKLRTALLLVVLFGACMVIGDGVLTPAISVLSSVSGLQVTEKKLTDGELLLLACVILVGLFALQHCGTHRVAFLFAPIVLIWLISIFSIGLYNTIHWNPKIVYAFSPHYIIKFFRQTGKDGWISLGGILLSITGTEAMFADLGHFTALSIRLAFAFVVYPCLVVQYMGQAAFLSKNTGTVAQSFYDSIPGPVFWPVFVVATFATIVGSQAVITATFSIIKQCHALGCFPRVKVVHTSKHIYGQIYIPEINWILMILTLAITVGFRDTTLIGNAYGLACMTVMFITTFLMALVIVFVWQKSMVLAAVFLLFFWFIEGVYLSAALIKVPQGGWVPLVLSLIFVFVMFVWHYGTRKKYNFDLHNKVSLKWLLGLGPSLGIVRVPGIGLIYSELATGVPPIFSHFVTNLPAFHKVLVFVCVKSVPVPYVSPEERFLIGRICPRPYRMYRCIVRYGYKDIQRDDGDFENQLIQSIAEFIQMEAVEPQFSSSESSSLDGRMAVISSRTVQSNLSLVVSELEDFGLSNSIQSIQSSKSLTLQSLRSVFDEENPQIRRRQVRFQLPSNPAMDPAVREELMDLIQAKEAGIAYIMGHSYVKARRSASFLKKLVIDIGYSFLRKNCRGPSVALNIPHISLIEVGMIYYV, translated from the exons ATGGACACCGAGTCTGGATTCTCCACTCCTCCCAGAACCTCCCAG CTTTCGTGGGTGACTCTTTCCAGGAATCTAATATTAGCATACCAGAGCTTTGGTGTAGTATATGGAGACTTGAGTACTTCACCTCTCTATGTTTATTCCAGCACGTTTACAGGGAAATTACGGAATCATCAGAATGAGGAAGCTATATTTGGTGCATTCTCCTTGATATTCTGGACCCTTACTCTGATACCCTTGCTCAAGTATGTCTTTATCCTATTGAGTGCAGATGACAATGGTGAAG GCGGAACGTTTGCTCTCTACTCTCTGCTTTGCCGGCATGGAAAGTTTAGTTTGCTTCCCAATCAGCAAGCTGCTGATGAGGAGCTTTCAGCTTACAAATATGGCCCTTCTTCACAGGTTGTATCCTCTTCCCCCTTAAAGAGATTCTTGGAGAAGCATAAAAAGCTAAGGACTGCCCTgcttcttgttgtattatttggTGCTTGCATGGTCATAGGAGATGGTGTGCTTACTCCAGCAATCTCAG TTCTCTCATCAGTATCAGGCCTACAAGTTACTGAAAAAAAATTGACGGATG GTGAGCTGCTCTTGCTTGCTTGTGTCATATTGGTGGGTCTGTTTGCCCTGCAGCATTGTGGCACTCACAGGGTAGCATTTTTGTTTGCACCTATTGTATTAATCTGGTTGATATCAATTTTTTCCATTGGGCTGTACAACACAATACACTGGAACCCAAAAATTGTTTACGCATTTTCACCCCATTATATTATCAAGTTCTTTAGGCAGACTGGTAAAGATGGTTGGATTTCTCTTGGTGGAATTCTTCTTTCTATAACTG GTACTGAAGCTATGTTTGCAGACCTTGGTCACTTCACTGCCTTATCAATAAGG CTTGCATTTGCATTTGTCGTTTACCCCTGTCTAGTAGTACAATACATGGGGCAGGCTGCTTTCTTGTCCAAAAACACCGGCACTGTTGCTCAGAGTTTTTATGACTCAATACCTG GACCTGTATTTTGGCCTGTCTTTGTTGTTGCCACTTTTGCAACCATTGTTGGCAGTCAGGCTGTTATCACTGCTACTTTCTCCATCATCAAGCAATGCCATGCACTTGGTTGCTTTCCTCGTGTCAAAGTTGTCCACAcctcaaaacatatatatggcCAGATCTACATCCCAGAAATAAATTGGATACTTATGATTCTTACTCTTGCCATAACCGTTGGATTTCGAGACACTACTTTAATTGGAAATGCATATG GACTTGCTTGCATGACTGTGATGTTCATTACGACATTCCTTATGGCTCTTGTCATAGTCTTCGTTTGGCAGAAAAGTATGGTACTTGCTGCAGTGTTCCTTCTCTTCTTCTGGTTTATTGAGGGAGTTTACCTATCAGCAGCACTCATAAAAGTGCCTCAGGGAGGATGGGTCCCTCTTGTGCTTTCACTCATTTTTGTGTTTGTAATGTTTGTCTGGCATTATGGAACACGAAAGAAGTATAACTTTGATCTTCACAATAAAGTTTCATTGAAGTGGTTACTTGGCCTGGGCCCCAGCCTTGGTATTGTCCGTGTGCCAGGAATAGGTCTCATATACTCTGAATTGGCAACGGGAGTTCCTCCAATATTCTCTCACTTTGTGACGAATCTCCCTGCGTTCCACAAGGTGTtagtttttgtgtgtgtgaaaTCAGTTCCAGTTCCATATGTTTCACCTGAAGAAAGATTCCTCATTGGCCGGATTTGTCCAAGACCATATCGTATGTATAGGTGCATCGTGAGGTATGGATACAAGGACATTCAACGAGATGATGGAGACTTTGAGAACCAACTCATTCAAAGCATAGCGGAGTTCATACAGATGGAAGCGGTAGAACCACAATTCTCAAGCTCTGAAAGTTCGTCGTTAGATGGGAGGATGGCCGTTATAAGCAGCAGAACTGTACAATCAAACTTGAGCTTAGTAGTCTCTGAGTTAGAAGATTTTGGTTTGAGCAATTCCATCCAAAGCATCCAAAGCAGCAAGTCGCTAACACTCCAGAGTTTAAGATCTGTCTTCGATGAGGAGAACCCGCAAATCAGGAGGCGTCAAGTAAGGTTTCAGTTGCCTTCAAACCCTGCTATGGATCCTGCTGTTAGGGAGGAACTGATGGATTTGATCCAGGCCAAGGAAGCAGGGATTGCATATATAATGGGGCACTCATATGTGAAGGCAAGGAGATCAGCATCGTTTCTGAAAAAGCTTGTTATTGATATCGGGTATTCTTTTCTGCGGAAGAACTGCAGGGGCCCTTCTGTGGCACTTAACATTCCTCATATCAGTCTCATTGAAGTTGGGATGATATACTACGTCTAG
- the LOC107427990 gene encoding potassium transporter 4 isoform X1: protein MNKNAKLPSPQSLIGLIDVLSWVTLSRNLILAYQSFGVVYGDLSTSPLYVYSSTFTGKLRNHQNEEAIFGAFSLIFWTLTLIPLLKYVFILLSADDNGEGGTFALYSLLCRHGKFSLLPNQQAADEELSAYKYGPSSQVVSSSPLKRFLEKHKKLRTALLLVVLFGACMVIGDGVLTPAISVLSSVSGLQVTEKKLTDGELLLLACVILVGLFALQHCGTHRVAFLFAPIVLIWLISIFSIGLYNTIHWNPKIVYAFSPHYIIKFFRQTGKDGWISLGGILLSITGTEAMFADLGHFTALSIRLAFAFVVYPCLVVQYMGQAAFLSKNTGTVAQSFYDSIPGPVFWPVFVVATFATIVGSQAVITATFSIIKQCHALGCFPRVKVVHTSKHIYGQIYIPEINWILMILTLAITVGFRDTTLIGNAYGLACMTVMFITTFLMALVIVFVWQKSMVLAAVFLLFFWFIEGVYLSAALIKVPQGGWVPLVLSLIFVFVMFVWHYGTRKKYNFDLHNKVSLKWLLGLGPSLGIVRVPGIGLIYSELATGVPPIFSHFVTNLPAFHKVLVFVCVKSVPVPYVSPEERFLIGRICPRPYRMYRCIVRYGYKDIQRDDGDFENQLIQSIAEFIQMEAVEPQFSSSESSSLDGRMAVISSRTVQSNLSLVVSELEDFGLSNSIQSIQSSKSLTLQSLRSVFDEENPQIRRRQVRFQLPSNPAMDPAVREELMDLIQAKEAGIAYIMGHSYVKARRSASFLKKLVIDIGYSFLRKNCRGPSVALNIPHISLIEVGMIYYV, encoded by the exons ATGAATAAGAACGCAAAGCTTCCCTCTCCGCAAAGTTTAATCGGACTGATTGATGTG CTTTCGTGGGTGACTCTTTCCAGGAATCTAATATTAGCATACCAGAGCTTTGGTGTAGTATATGGAGACTTGAGTACTTCACCTCTCTATGTTTATTCCAGCACGTTTACAGGGAAATTACGGAATCATCAGAATGAGGAAGCTATATTTGGTGCATTCTCCTTGATATTCTGGACCCTTACTCTGATACCCTTGCTCAAGTATGTCTTTATCCTATTGAGTGCAGATGACAATGGTGAAG GCGGAACGTTTGCTCTCTACTCTCTGCTTTGCCGGCATGGAAAGTTTAGTTTGCTTCCCAATCAGCAAGCTGCTGATGAGGAGCTTTCAGCTTACAAATATGGCCCTTCTTCACAGGTTGTATCCTCTTCCCCCTTAAAGAGATTCTTGGAGAAGCATAAAAAGCTAAGGACTGCCCTgcttcttgttgtattatttggTGCTTGCATGGTCATAGGAGATGGTGTGCTTACTCCAGCAATCTCAG TTCTCTCATCAGTATCAGGCCTACAAGTTACTGAAAAAAAATTGACGGATG GTGAGCTGCTCTTGCTTGCTTGTGTCATATTGGTGGGTCTGTTTGCCCTGCAGCATTGTGGCACTCACAGGGTAGCATTTTTGTTTGCACCTATTGTATTAATCTGGTTGATATCAATTTTTTCCATTGGGCTGTACAACACAATACACTGGAACCCAAAAATTGTTTACGCATTTTCACCCCATTATATTATCAAGTTCTTTAGGCAGACTGGTAAAGATGGTTGGATTTCTCTTGGTGGAATTCTTCTTTCTATAACTG GTACTGAAGCTATGTTTGCAGACCTTGGTCACTTCACTGCCTTATCAATAAGG CTTGCATTTGCATTTGTCGTTTACCCCTGTCTAGTAGTACAATACATGGGGCAGGCTGCTTTCTTGTCCAAAAACACCGGCACTGTTGCTCAGAGTTTTTATGACTCAATACCTG GACCTGTATTTTGGCCTGTCTTTGTTGTTGCCACTTTTGCAACCATTGTTGGCAGTCAGGCTGTTATCACTGCTACTTTCTCCATCATCAAGCAATGCCATGCACTTGGTTGCTTTCCTCGTGTCAAAGTTGTCCACAcctcaaaacatatatatggcCAGATCTACATCCCAGAAATAAATTGGATACTTATGATTCTTACTCTTGCCATAACCGTTGGATTTCGAGACACTACTTTAATTGGAAATGCATATG GACTTGCTTGCATGACTGTGATGTTCATTACGACATTCCTTATGGCTCTTGTCATAGTCTTCGTTTGGCAGAAAAGTATGGTACTTGCTGCAGTGTTCCTTCTCTTCTTCTGGTTTATTGAGGGAGTTTACCTATCAGCAGCACTCATAAAAGTGCCTCAGGGAGGATGGGTCCCTCTTGTGCTTTCACTCATTTTTGTGTTTGTAATGTTTGTCTGGCATTATGGAACACGAAAGAAGTATAACTTTGATCTTCACAATAAAGTTTCATTGAAGTGGTTACTTGGCCTGGGCCCCAGCCTTGGTATTGTCCGTGTGCCAGGAATAGGTCTCATATACTCTGAATTGGCAACGGGAGTTCCTCCAATATTCTCTCACTTTGTGACGAATCTCCCTGCGTTCCACAAGGTGTtagtttttgtgtgtgtgaaaTCAGTTCCAGTTCCATATGTTTCACCTGAAGAAAGATTCCTCATTGGCCGGATTTGTCCAAGACCATATCGTATGTATAGGTGCATCGTGAGGTATGGATACAAGGACATTCAACGAGATGATGGAGACTTTGAGAACCAACTCATTCAAAGCATAGCGGAGTTCATACAGATGGAAGCGGTAGAACCACAATTCTCAAGCTCTGAAAGTTCGTCGTTAGATGGGAGGATGGCCGTTATAAGCAGCAGAACTGTACAATCAAACTTGAGCTTAGTAGTCTCTGAGTTAGAAGATTTTGGTTTGAGCAATTCCATCCAAAGCATCCAAAGCAGCAAGTCGCTAACACTCCAGAGTTTAAGATCTGTCTTCGATGAGGAGAACCCGCAAATCAGGAGGCGTCAAGTAAGGTTTCAGTTGCCTTCAAACCCTGCTATGGATCCTGCTGTTAGGGAGGAACTGATGGATTTGATCCAGGCCAAGGAAGCAGGGATTGCATATATAATGGGGCACTCATATGTGAAGGCAAGGAGATCAGCATCGTTTCTGAAAAAGCTTGTTATTGATATCGGGTATTCTTTTCTGCGGAAGAACTGCAGGGGCCCTTCTGTGGCACTTAACATTCCTCATATCAGTCTCATTGAAGTTGGGATGATATACTACGTCTAG
- the LOC125424159 gene encoding non-specific lipid transfer protein GPI-anchored 30: MENILKMKQSMAMLIYGAGIIVLALGMLSTIVGADNNNNNNNNNNNNSCMNELAPCLNYLNGNREPPESCCDPLKSIIKNNPKCLCSMITNQGSRQAEQAGINITEAQTLPGRCGQHVNPLSCLKAASPSPSSGSNNKNSNTNSRPNNNNENSGSSSTVSHHVLGCWMNIAAAVVSLCVFRYYF, translated from the exons ATGGAGAATATATTGAAGATGAAGCAGAGTATGGCAATGTTGATATATGGGGCTGGAATTATAGTTCTAGCGTTGGGCATGTTGAGCACCATTGTGGGGgctgacaacaacaacaacaacaacaacaataacaacaacaattcgTGCATGAACGAGCTTGCCCCTTGTTTGAACTATCTGAATGGAAACAGAGAGCCTCCAGAGAGTTGCTGTGATCCTCTGAAatccataataaaaaataacccaaaatGTTTGTGCAGTATGATAACCAACCAGGGAAGCAGACAGGCCGAGCAGGCGGGCATCAACATCACTGAGGCTCAGACGTTACCTGGGAGATGTGGCCAACATGTCAACCCCCTCTCCTGTCTCAAAG CTGCTTCTCCTTCTCCAAGCAGTGGTTCTAATAATAAGAACTCCAATACCAATAGtcgtccaaataataataatgaaaatagtgGAAGCAGCAGCACCGTCTCTCACCATGTGTTGGGTTGTTGGATGAATATAGCAGCCGCTGTTGTATCACTTTGTGTTTTCAGATATTATTTCTAG